In Hemibagrus wyckioides isolate EC202008001 linkage group LG16, SWU_Hwy_1.0, whole genome shotgun sequence, the sequence gtcctAGTGAAGAAGGCGTGATTTCTGTATGTCAGatctagtgaaggaggcatggtttCTGTGCGTCAGTCCTAGCGAAGGAGGTGGGGTTTCTGTGCAGCACtactagtaaaggaggtgtggtttctgtgtgtctgtcctagtgaaggaggtgtggcttctgtgtgtcagtcatggtaaaggaggtgtggtttctGTGTGTTAGATCtactgaaggaggcatggtTTATGTGTGTCAGTCCTAGTGAAAGAGGTATGGTTTCTGTGTCAGTCACGGTAAAGGAAATGTGAGTTCTGTGTCAGTCCTAGTGAATGAGGTGTggtttctgtgtgtcagtcctagtgaaggaggtgtggtttctgtttgtcagtcttagtaaaggagcTGTGGTTTCTGTGAGTCAGTCCTAGTGAAGAAAGCATGgattctgtgtgtctgtatgcatCTGTACCTCTTTCTCAGACAACCCGGTGAGGACTGACATTGGATGGAGAACAATAACCCACAGTGGAGCCTCCTAAAAGAATAGGAAATAGGTGATTCACTAAAGAACAAGCTCTATATCCATACTAACTgaatatttattactttttaattaGAAAAGTACAGCTCAAGGACATAGGAGTGTTTAAGAGAATGCTTCGCTCATGCTAGTAAGGACGTATAAAAATTAGGATCAGGTCACCTTAAAATTATTcagtacaaaataaaataaggtgCAGTACATACTTCTGGTACATCCGGGGTGATGGTGACCCGGAAGAGATACATAGACAAGGCCATGCCCGCCATCATGattaagaggagtgtgtgtcgGGGGTTGCCATGTGTACCCAGTCCATGCTGTTTAAACCACAATGAAATGTTTGATTTGTTTATGCTGTTGACCCATTACTTATTgtaagaaaatacacacacacacacacacacacacccgagcAACAGCTCTGTCAGAGATGAAGCCTGCTGCAATGCTACCAGCAAAACCGCCAACCTCCAGGGCACTCATGTACGAACTGCCTACAACAAAAAAGCAAGGGCATCACTTTATATTCAATTATAGCTCACTGAATTCCACATTTTAACACTTTTCCAAATATCTACCAAAAAAGCTGGCAACATTATGCTTATTTAAGCCTTGGATTGTCTAATTGGAGAGTAAATCCTTCTAAAGCAAACTCAAAAACCAGCAGCCTAAAAATTATGTACACACCTAatgataattaaattaaaatgtgttCTGTAAACGGAAATGTCAGGAATAAAAATCTCCATGACTTCACACCTTTAAAAAGGCTTACTGTGTGAATAGTTGATGTTTGCAAAATGTTTGTgcgaaatgtttttttttttaggtttaacTTTATTCTGTGGTGCTGCAGTCATACCCATCATGGCTGACTGGCCTTTCTCCTGCATGAGAAACAGCTGACCCCAGTCGGTGCAGGCGATCTTCACCCCGAACACCACCAGGTACCCGAAGGACAAAACCCACAGGTATGGAGAGAGCAGGAACTCTTTTAATGTGCTGTCATCATTCAGGGCTTCAGTGAGAGGAAAGACAGGAAATTAACATTAATTctgttttatacacacactatactcattagtaaacatacatacatacaggaGTCAAAAGTCTTAggcatatagtgtatatttatataaatatattgtattattatttataactattactattattattattatttattaagtatTGAgtatattttgaaataaaaatttgcTTGCTTGCCTCCCCTCAGTGGTTTTGTTTCCTCCCCTCAAGGCAATATCCATGTACTACAAAAAGATTTATTTGGGGTTTGTTTTGGAATTTAAATGGAATATTcgttttattattatgattttagGATTATTATCTTATTAAATAAATCTGGTTATGTAACAGGAATTAAAGACTCTGAATTCTTCATTCTGAGAgctaatttatataataaaaagttacgatagatagatagatagatagatagatagatagatagatagatagatagatagatagatagatagatagatagatagatagatagatgcagaataataaaataattatttaaaaaaaactgcagttcttgtggcTTTTTACATattaattcaaataataatGGAAGTGacttcattaattaaaaaaataataaataacataatgCATGGATATAGTTACTTCCTGTTGCATAACTATTTCCATAGAACTGTAATCAGATTTAAAGGGTCATGAATAGAAGTAGCGTGGCCTGAAATGCAACTAATGCTAAAGAGGTATGGTGTGTTGTCTCAGCATCCATATGTCTCTCAACAGAGAGCTGCTGTAGTATTTTGACTTTGGAGAACATTCCTATCGAGCCCTTACTTCCTTTTTTGCCTTTGCCCTTCTTCGTGCTCTGCTGGATGCTGGGCAGACCCACGTCTTTGGGCTCGTTCTTCACCATCAGCAGGCAGATGAAAGCAAAGGCCATGCAGATCACCCCGGAGGCACAGATGATGCTCCTCCAGCTGTAGTACAGAGCCAGCAGTGTGGTGATAATGGGACCCACACTGCCAGCCAGGTTCATGCTGCAGCACAGAACAGCCCACCAAGTGCCAAACTGGGACGGCTCGAACCACTGCAGAGAGaaaattacatatttatttaattatgtacATGTACTTAGTAAAAACTGGACTAGGTTACTAAAAAACTTCAAATCTGTCTCAGTGGTTTAACCTGAAACAAAatcttgttgtgtgtatgtgtgcgtgtgtgtgtgtgtgtgtgtaaaatagcaTTCTTTGTAACATAAGACATTCAGAAAGCCTATTTATACTCAACCCTCACATAATTAAAGTGCTTTGCATAAGTATTTGCCTCTGTGACCTTCTAAATATCATGAGCCTACACATAATACCTCATCATGTTGAAGCAGTGGGGAATCTATATAGTCTATAggcaaaatatttacaaattaaaaGTCATGACTGCAAAAGAATGTGACACCTGATCTGCACGTTCTAAACTAAATCTGTAGTGCTGCTGACGCTGAATAACAGGTGCACACTGACCTACTGTATTGGCTAAAGGATAAGGATAAGATCACGTTGTCAAAATGTCTTGAAACTTGATCTAGGGTATTACATAGTAAATGCCTTACCTTGCGCAGCACTTTGCCACATGGTGGCCAGCCGAATCCTTGGCCGAGGCCATTCAGAAACCAGAGTAAAGTGAAGGCCGTGAGCGAAGACGACTGAGAGAAGAGCACGTTGATGGCCCCGACAATGAGGAGGCCAGAGGAAAAGAGCCAGCGGgcactgatctgatctgacaGCACACCACTGATGAACTTACTGATGGCATATGCCAGAGTCTGACTGCTTGTGATCAGACCTGAGACAGAAGATTGGGATGATTCGATAAGGACGgaaatcacactccacaccacacattTCATGCAGTGAAATAAAGAGTACATTTTTGTCTACTCTTAAGTAATCTGCATATTATCATTAAATAAACAACTTTGCTGTCAAACAGCAGTGATATcagtatatatttaaaacatttagttcAGACAGAAACTAGATGATCCGACGAATTGATTTACAAACTTTAAGCATCACTCCACAGTTATTACTGCAGTAATCAAGACTCACCAAGTTCCTCCTTATCTAGCTCAATCTCCTCCATTACTGATGGCATCAAAAAGGAGAATGTCTTTCGATTGAAGTAGTACAGCAAGTATCCCAAAAACATTGAGGTGAAAATGACAGAGCGGTAATAGCCATACCCGGTAGCCCCCATGATTCCGACCACTGAGATGAGGAATGtttggaaagaagaaaaaaaatcctgctgCAGATCCTTCAGAGACTTTTAAGAAGAGATTAAGACCTTTCAGTGAATATATCTGCTAAGAGTAATCTCAGCTCCACAAAGAGAACAGATTCCCAAAAAGAGACCCAGAGGTTGTAGAAGAATCAAAGGTTTTTCTTCTTACACAAATCTGAACTCTTGTTCATCAGAGATGGCTCATCTCTAACCAAGGCACCTGAAACAAACAAGATATCCGCAGAGAAATAAAAGTTAGAATCAAAGAGTTAGAAACCACCCCTAAATCTCAGTCATGCAAAGCTGTGGTTGAGCTTTAACAGTGCAGCAGCTTTTTATCAGATAATACGATTTATTCAGTTTCTCCTTGCAGCCACAGCAATTACATACAcctaacattatgagcagtgacaggtgaagtgaataactgattatctcctcatcatggcacctgttagtgggtgggatatattaggcagcaagttaaaattttgtcctcaaagttgatgtgctaGAAGCCggaaaaatgggtaagtgtaaggatttgagtgagtttgacaaggaccaaattgtgatggctagatgactggatcagagcatctccaaaactgcagatcttgtggggtgttccgggtctgcagtggtcagtcaaaagtggtccaaggaaggaacagtggtgaaccggcgacagggtcatgggtggccaaggctcattgatgcatgtggggactgaaggctggcccatgtgatccgatccaacagatgagctactgttgctcaaattgctgaagaagttaatgctggttctgatagaacggtgtcagaatacacagtgcaaagCAGATGGTTGCGTatagggctgcatagccacagaccacttctgctgggaaaccttgggtcctgccatccatgtggatgttccatgtggcaccgtgccacaaaacaaaaacagttcagGAATGgtgcacaacaatgagtttgaggtgtggACTTGGCCTTCAAATCCCCCCAGATCGCAGTCTAATCAAACATCTGTTGAGGCCATTGAGGCCCCtgctcgcaacttacaggacttaaaggacctgCAAcgaacatcttggtgccagataccagagcacaccttcagggatctagtggagtccatggctCGATGGGTGGAAGGGGGacgaacacaatattaggcaggtggtcataatgttatggctgatcggtgtaaacaaataaaagaggCACGTCGGCGGTCGAGTTACAGCTGACTCTCCGGGTGAATTTACACTCAAGCAACGCGATTCACCTTTCAAAGCAGGCGCCAAGAAATATGTTCATGTAAAATTAGAGACCACTGATATACATGCGGTACATATTGTGCTcaaatgtattgtttatttaattaatctaGTTTTTACGTTCATTAAATCAGAATGACACAAGGACTGTCTATTTGTTTATACAACTTCCTTATTACATTTCAATTACTATTCAAATGTACGTTACATTTTTGCCAATGAGAAAGCATGAGTAAGGCAATAAAATCAGTGAATGAGAACAAAACTGGAAATGTCTGTTCAAGTATCCACGTTaaaaagtacataaataaaCGTTGCATAATTGCATAAAGTTAAGGATTTCTTACTGCTCGCTAAACGAATCGCTCGATCGGTTCGCATAAACGAGTCGTTCAAATAAGAGTCGATTCgtttgtgtgtcagtcagtcagcGGCATTAACGAATGTTATTCGTCACAAACTGGAGTCGACTCATTCCCATTCTCACAGTTATATGCGAGCAAAACCAACAATAACATAAGAGAAAACTGTAGGTAccattttagtgttttatatttatacttgtCACTCGGCATTGATTCAAAGAATCAATGGACATACAAACAGCGACGGGTGTTCACACGATGCACACACCATTTTTAAACAGGGGTTTATGTTTTAAAACACTTTGCATTTAACTTATAATTTACTctataatgtaaataaacagaGTAAAATGTACCTCCATCTGCTCCAGACACGCTAGCGCGAAACCGCTTGCTCTCGGTGGATCTCCCGCCCTAAATCCCTGGtcctggactctgattggttgcCGAGTTGTCAATCATTTCTCTGCGGCAGTGCTCATCACGCGCGCGTGCAGCAtacttttattttcataacGAAAGCGTGATTCTTCAGATTTAAAGGATTAATTTGTGACTGGGTTGCATTTGCAAGTCACACACGTACATATTCGTGGTACTGCAGGGTTAAGCTCATGCATTAGGTTTGTGCGTTATAATTTGAATTCAGtggattgaattgaattgaatggttTATTTTAGTCCTGCTCCACTTGGAATTAAAGGGATAGTTCAAGGCATCAGTGCATTGGGACCAAGCTTCGGATTGCAGAATTATCGGGGGAAGTGTTGTAGTGAGGGAAGTGTGAAGACGGAATAAATGACTACACATCACATGTCTGTGAATGGGGCAATGTGAATTTTCTACCAAGTGAAAAATGATTATtagatcagtgtatatatagacaaggatggcatacacacaaaacacacacacacacaccatcataggTCTTAAATCTGCATCCaggtcacacacatacacaggctgTGGCATGTCTAAATGTTATCCTCGTATTTATTGTCCAAAAAAACTGTGGCATAGTGCATGAGTGCAACCAAGGAACAAGactgggagagtgtgtgtgtctatgagagaaAGACGATGTGATAtgctttatggtgtgtgtgtatgtgtgtgtgtgtgtgtgtgagagggagagagagatagagtatgtgtgtgtgagtgtgtgtgtatgtgagaaacagagagagagggaggagaggcaGTGTGCATGCTCACTGAGGATGTGTGCTGGTTGTAAATCGGGTTTATACGATggctgtgtgtctttgtgttctgCAGGCCTGTTCTGTGTGCCTAAGGGTGGAACATTAATCATTGTGTCTTCAGTTTAGAGGACACAGTAAACTGGCCTTGTTTTGCATCTTCAAGCATCCGAATGGGGACGAGCAGAAAGTCAGAACTGAGCTGAACCAGCTCAGAGAAGCATCACAGGTAAATAATGTTATTTTCAACACATTCTTATCGCTGTGATGGTTTTTTATGCATGCACGCTGACTAATCTGACTATCTGCATGCAAATTTCCTTGCTTgttaaatattgtattttggTAGACTTTAAACACGTtttggggaaaaacaaaaaacaatgcagAGCTTCATCCTTAAATGGAGCTTGCAAATCGATTAGTGGAAAATGGATTTGGATGCTATACTAGTGCCTGAGGATCTGTGAACAGAACTGGGACACGACCATGTGGGCGTAAACATTCCAGAAATCTTTATATCAGCCCACCACCAAGTTCTCACATCAGTCACAGTTACATAAGCAgaaagatgcagagagagagagagagacaggcagacagacagacagacagacagacatagacagaggcggagagagaggggacatggagaacgagagagagaggcagagagaggagacagaaatgcggagagagagagacagagagagatgagatatggagatggagagagacaaacgagagagagcagacagggagagacagagatttgTCTGTCACCTCGCTGTCTGATTCCAGATTTGGTGCCTCAGTTGTCATAGCAACAGCCATTAGTCATCATTTCttttgtgaacacacacagcttcagctgcacacattctgTTTTTAGAGTATGATTACTAATCAGCTCactcatgatgatgatgatgatgatgaagtaataAAAGTTTAGTGTAGCCCACACAGTTTCCAGAGGAGCAGGACATTGAGACAAACTTGGCAAGAAGATTTCAAGCTTTAATCGGGGTAAGCTTGTGAAAATCCTGTAGAAACTTGTGCTTTGAACTGATTTGAGCTTCAAATTTGTTGCTCTTCTGTAAAACTTGCCAGATGATAGGGATGATGAGCAATTCCAGTCTCCATATCCCTTGGCTCCTTTCTCTAAATCATTTTCAACCTAAACACAAGTAGAGATAATATTGGTTCTGGTTTGAACCAGCTCCTTGGTCATTGCCCTGCTCCTGTGTAAGTGCTCGTGAATGTTCAATACGGTGTTATAAACTCTACCAGTCAGTAATATGTGTTAATGTGATGAACTTATGGTGAAAAGTTCTCTGTTTGAAGCTtgctgtgtgttgctgtgtgtgacCTGATGTTATTTATTACAGCTATTTTATGAACAGGAGATGACATTTGGGCTTAGTAGCCAGAAAACAGAGCTACTTCATATTATTGATTTGATGAATAAATTAAAGATTTGC encodes:
- the slc37a4b gene encoding glucose-6-phosphate exchanger SLC37A4b; amino-acid sequence: MGATGYGYYRSVIFTSMFLGYLLYYFNRKTFSFLMPSVMEEIELDKEELGLITSSQTLAYAISKFISGVLSDQISARWLFSSGLLIVGAINVLFSQSSSLTAFTLLWFLNGLGQGFGWPPCGKVLRKWFEPSQFGTWWAVLCCSMNLAGSVGPIITTLLALYYSWRSIICASGVICMAFAFICLLMVKNEPKDVGLPSIQQSTKKGKGKKGTLNDDSTLKEFLLSPYLWVLSFGYLVVFGVKIACTDWGQLFLMQEKGQSAMMGSSYMSALEVGGFAGSIAAGFISDRAVARHGLGTHGNPRHTLLLIMMAGMALSMYLFRVTITPDVPEEAPLWVIVLHPMSVLTGLSEKELWILILGAAFGFSSYGPIALFGVIASESAPSNFCGTSHAIVALMANVGAFLAGLPFSTIAKRYSWDTAFWVAEVTCALTTVWFFMLRNMRTKMGRVDEKKD